The window ttgttgttgttgttgttgttgattatATAATTAACTATTACCATGTATACCTCCAGTTGTGTTTGCTATCTTGTGCAAAGAACATCATTGAAAGAACAGTTACAATACTGGAAACTCAatcaagaagaacttttggattcatattttatttgtcaaaaCCAAACTGATAAATAAGATTTGAATTGTAAACAAGTATTAGGTTTTGGGAAAAGATTAGGCGTAATCTTTCCTTCTGTTTGTTGACACCTAATGACTAACAACTATTAAAATTAACATTTGGCAACTCCTCACATGACATCCCTCAATTTCAACAATATTGAGACTTTGACAGGTTCTAACTACAAGAAGTGGAAGGAGGATGCTGAAATGGTTCTTGGCCTTATGGATCTCGATTTGGCATTAAAGGAAGAAAAACCTGCAGCTATTACTGCAGAGAGCACTGCAGATCATAAGGCAAAGTTTGAAAAGTGGGAAAGAACAAACCAAATGTCACTGATGATTATTAGGAAAGTTATGGCTCCATCAGTTAAAGGGGGTGTTCCAAAACAAGACAATGCGAAAGACTTCTTGGCTGCAGTTGGAGAAAAGTTTAAAGAATCTGACAAGGCTAAAATTAGGACTTTTCCCACTCAAATTACTTCCATGAAATTTGATGGTGAGGAAAGTGTCAGAGAATACATTCTCAAAATGGTTGATCTTGCACAGAAGTTGAAGTACCCATGACTGACCAGTTCTTAGTTCATATGGCTTTGAACTTCTTGCCTCCAACATATGGGCAGCTCAAGGTTTCTTATAACACTCAGCAAGATAAATAGGGCATCGATGAACTGATTACTATGTGTGCACAAGAAGAAGATTGGCTCAAGAGTGACAAATCAGTAGATGTGAATTTTTTGCAAGGAGAAAAACGCAAAAGGGACTTCACTCAAGGTTCAATCGTGGCTGCtgataagaagaagaaagaaattttttcttcatttaaaaatGCTAACATCACCTATAAGGGATCTCATAAAATAAAGCACGTTAACACTGAAACTGAGAAAGAAAAGTGTTATTTTTGCAAAGAAACAGGTCAC is drawn from Malus domestica chromosome 14, GDT2T_hap1 and contains these coding sequences:
- the LOC103454231 gene encoding uncharacterized protein → MTSLNFNNIETLTGSNYKKWKEDAEMVLGLMDLDLALKEEKPAAITAESTADHKAKFEKWERTNQMSLMIIRKVMAPSVKGGVPKQDNAKDFLAAVGEKFKESDKAKIRTFPTQITSMKFDGEESVREYILKMVDLAQKLKYP